The Legionella sp. PATHC032 genome has a window encoding:
- a CDS encoding M64 family metallopeptidase: protein MEYKEVIPMIRFFIICSIFLISHLACANPYWDRYKVPRDSHYPNLKFHQVNPDSLKIVRENTGIDVLRIQTDWIEETDSYQIGMLIIEPSGTPALLSRSIHKPQWGSYLGVLKNRVGGEAVYFDAIGTGKEYRKLARAINLRFPVPSHDMVFELYAENPQTGFMEKVVEKNIIVSELTRESRHFNDLEVRQLLPAVKIPSLRVNIYAEGYAQNEKAKFWKRAIKTVQALQSQQFPGLEYMDFYGVFNPSPKRLGVAEDLGLPVPEFDSFLGLYYPYWNNFGRWYHIVYPTRENKFRQGLASAPYDYPIVLVNNSQYWGVGNYKSHTAIPADNSTYFTYILIHELGHFLGLNEEYEGGGRTELEFAPEMEEPWSQNITFLTIPGYSGLKWNELVNPQISIPTPYSDWHPTPPQYGAYRGGYGDSPSYQGASHKPGLNCVMESHASFCDICQKGIMDVIRFDLGT from the coding sequence CTGGAATACAAGGAGGTCATACCCATGATAAGATTTTTTATCATTTGCTCTATTTTTTTAATTTCTCATCTGGCATGCGCCAATCCGTATTGGGACCGTTATAAAGTACCCAGAGACAGTCACTATCCAAATTTAAAATTCCATCAAGTCAATCCCGATTCTTTAAAGATAGTCCGGGAAAACACAGGGATTGATGTGTTACGGATTCAAACCGATTGGATTGAGGAAACCGATTCCTATCAGATTGGTATGCTAATAATAGAACCCTCAGGAACACCAGCATTATTATCACGAAGTATCCATAAACCCCAATGGGGGAGTTATCTAGGTGTTTTGAAAAACAGAGTTGGTGGTGAAGCAGTATATTTTGATGCAATTGGTACAGGTAAGGAATATCGTAAACTGGCACGAGCTATTAATTTGCGTTTCCCCGTTCCGTCCCATGATATGGTTTTTGAACTTTATGCTGAAAATCCTCAAACAGGTTTTATGGAAAAAGTTGTAGAGAAAAACATCATTGTTAGTGAACTAACAAGAGAGAGTCGTCATTTCAATGATTTGGAAGTGAGGCAATTATTGCCTGCTGTGAAAATTCCCTCTTTAAGAGTGAATATTTATGCTGAAGGGTATGCTCAAAATGAAAAAGCGAAATTTTGGAAACGAGCCATTAAAACTGTACAGGCGTTACAAAGTCAACAGTTTCCTGGCTTAGAGTATATGGATTTTTATGGGGTATTTAATCCATCACCTAAGCGTTTGGGAGTGGCTGAAGATCTGGGTCTGCCTGTACCAGAGTTTGATTCATTTTTAGGTTTATATTATCCCTACTGGAATAATTTTGGACGTTGGTATCATATTGTTTACCCTACACGAGAGAACAAATTCCGCCAGGGATTGGCGTCAGCTCCTTACGATTATCCAATAGTCTTGGTTAATAACAGTCAATACTGGGGAGTAGGTAATTACAAATCACATACGGCAATACCTGCTGATAATTCAACCTATTTTACCTATATTCTGATACATGAATTGGGACATTTTTTGGGACTCAATGAAGAATATGAAGGAGGTGGGCGGACTGAATTGGAGTTTGCTCCGGAAATGGAGGAGCCCTGGTCACAAAACATCACTTTTCTAACTATTCCAGGCTATTCGGGATTAAAATGGAATGAGTTAGTGAATCCACAAATTTCTATTCCTACTCCTTATAGTGATTGGCATCCAACGCCACCTCAATATGGAGCATATCGAGGTGGCTATGGAGATTCACCATCTTATCAAGGCGCAAGTCACAAACCAGGCTTGAATTGTGTTATGGAGTCCCACGCATCATTTTGCGATATTTGTCAAAAAGGTATCATGGATGTAATTCGTTTTGATTTGGGGACATAA
- a CDS encoding protein-glutamine glutaminase family protein: MKKIAIILSLFPFLIFCSLVNATVSQKRLPGESFQDAVERAINSKPKNELKMLIARGTPFSKKVSLQKIDYSTVPKVSSYDELMTMFNLIRDTRFLYSPDKPDFQRRISWLYPDDGCFARAALSRIKLDSEHFIIPAKIFAFGDLEMQTPYSSEGAVSWWYHVSTVVNYMGTIYVLDPAAKPDGPMLIDDWYNKIGIMDNMEAVVCNPYTYDPFDRCFDATNKTDNKALNDQLKYLDKEWVRIESLGFEPSVLLGDNPPWIGLFFAL; this comes from the coding sequence ATGAAAAAAATAGCTATTATTTTGTCATTATTTCCGTTTTTAATTTTTTGCAGCTTGGTAAACGCAACTGTCTCACAAAAACGGCTTCCAGGAGAATCTTTTCAGGACGCAGTGGAGCGTGCCATAAATAGCAAACCAAAAAATGAACTTAAGATGTTAATTGCCAGAGGCACCCCTTTTTCAAAAAAAGTCTCTTTACAGAAAATAGATTACTCCACCGTGCCGAAGGTTAGCAGTTATGACGAACTGATGACTATGTTTAATCTCATACGAGATACTCGTTTTTTATATTCACCTGATAAGCCTGATTTTCAAAGAAGAATTAGTTGGCTTTATCCTGATGATGGTTGTTTTGCCAGAGCGGCATTGTCCCGAATTAAACTGGATAGCGAACATTTTATTATTCCCGCAAAAATTTTTGCTTTTGGCGATTTGGAAATGCAAACCCCATACTCCTCTGAGGGAGCAGTAAGTTGGTGGTATCATGTGTCAACTGTTGTCAACTACATGGGTACCATTTATGTGCTCGATCCGGCTGCAAAACCAGACGGCCCAATGTTGATTGATGATTGGTACAACAAAATTGGGATAATGGATAACATGGAGGCAGTAGTTTGTAATCCTTATACCTATGATCCTTTTGATCGTTGCTTTGATGCGACTAATAAAACGGATAACAAAGCATTAAATGATCAATTGAAGTATTTGGATAAAGAGTGGGTTAGAATCGAATCATTAGGTTTTGAACCATCTGTTTTATTAGGTGATAATCCTCCATGGATAGGTCTTTTTTTTGCCCTATAA
- a CDS encoding alpha-amylase, translating to MTESKLEIVNKTDREESVILDGNGILRCYNMFPTQFGSIEEMTAYLPELQAMGFNAVWLNPVQKAGDVQGLFKRDKTIGVRAYNEVTRSLYAMTDCDLISPYFNPAPSNVDPELKKKLDMQAMQRFTSEARNHGLVPMFDLVLNHVAADSRHRKEHPEWFQKDVHPDFKDAIAFDYSDPQIRDEIIEQFWKPYIYKYMIDYGFEGVRIDAVGYLNPELRKQIYAYIYDLAEQFNKPKPVILDELLFSGSQKLTDVVDGLLLPEKGPTHITRGTYYAQRDDYGGLPGWCKEEEGVKAQVVFLDKQKKLHPHAKGGCIAFSGNHDHNSLAMTILEEMAEHRLADHHTLHGVQEKFKHERSYDYDEALESVLRYSFVKDIQNEILSGNQSTIKEVETRMREKLAFCALTSSGGWYALSGDETGDLLAKPVFRRVHALEQTYYAQRTHTIFDKIHPDNKVAMEVLTEMAIENIQKEKAGIIYNNLQHDKQSQGRLLVPYLETLQNQINCGDEVVCKAFQERLSQKNITIGFSDENFNPAPRTPQNGWNGQHDMRKFMFEINSILSSLPSSNMGFWSEVIPIQSKPGLLAVVRKNGLGLSSDTDIAIVNLDPTQKVELTRDDIHQIACNFQKRVIPEYTYYNDGKDKQYNWHTNNPDFNMAYHTVMSCIEGKRIHVDDSIKTNFPVHSANPYGMFSKKQSSKMSIAKIAKMSGEDTTLIEKGTNDTEGITHDDQQIHPTITVENKK from the coding sequence ATGACAGAATCAAAATTGGAGATAGTCAATAAAACAGACCGTGAAGAAAGCGTAATCCTCGATGGGAATGGGATTTTACGTTGTTATAACATGTTTCCGACTCAATTTGGAAGTATAGAGGAGATGACAGCCTATTTACCTGAACTACAGGCCATGGGATTTAATGCTGTCTGGCTAAACCCTGTACAAAAAGCAGGAGATGTTCAAGGTTTATTTAAGCGAGATAAGACGATTGGTGTCAGAGCTTATAATGAAGTCACAAGAAGTCTATATGCTATGACGGATTGTGATTTGATAAGTCCTTATTTTAACCCAGCACCCTCCAATGTTGATCCTGAGTTGAAAAAGAAACTCGATATGCAAGCAATGCAGAGGTTCACATCAGAAGCCCGAAATCATGGTTTGGTACCAATGTTTGATTTGGTTTTAAATCACGTTGCCGCCGATTCACGGCACAGAAAAGAACATCCTGAATGGTTTCAAAAGGATGTCCATCCTGATTTTAAGGATGCTATCGCGTTTGACTACAGTGACCCTCAAATCCGAGATGAAATTATTGAACAATTTTGGAAGCCTTATATTTATAAGTACATGATTGATTATGGATTTGAGGGTGTTCGCATTGATGCTGTAGGCTATTTAAACCCGGAATTACGTAAACAAATTTATGCTTATATTTATGATCTTGCGGAGCAGTTTAATAAACCTAAACCCGTTATATTGGATGAACTTCTTTTCAGTGGGAGTCAGAAGCTCACCGATGTGGTTGATGGTTTGCTGCTGCCAGAAAAAGGACCAACGCATATCACTCGCGGTACCTATTACGCACAAAGAGATGATTACGGTGGTTTACCAGGGTGGTGTAAAGAGGAGGAGGGGGTTAAGGCTCAAGTAGTATTCCTGGATAAACAAAAGAAATTGCATCCTCATGCCAAAGGTGGGTGTATTGCTTTCTCCGGTAATCACGATCACAATTCCCTAGCCATGACGATATTGGAAGAAATGGCAGAACATCGTTTGGCAGATCATCATACTTTGCACGGTGTGCAAGAAAAATTTAAGCATGAAAGAAGCTATGATTATGACGAAGCTTTAGAGTCAGTCCTTCGCTATTCTTTTGTGAAAGACATTCAAAACGAGATTCTAAGCGGCAATCAATCAACAATCAAAGAAGTAGAGACAAGGATGCGTGAAAAACTGGCTTTCTGTGCTTTAACATCAAGCGGTGGGTGGTATGCCTTGTCAGGCGATGAAACGGGTGATTTACTGGCAAAACCAGTATTCAGAAGGGTTCATGCTCTGGAGCAAACCTATTATGCACAACGCACTCATACAATCTTTGATAAAATACATCCCGACAACAAAGTAGCTATGGAAGTATTAACTGAGATGGCTATAGAGAATATCCAAAAAGAAAAAGCTGGGATCATCTATAACAATTTACAGCATGATAAACAATCGCAAGGGCGATTATTAGTTCCATATCTGGAGACTTTGCAAAATCAAATTAATTGTGGTGATGAAGTTGTTTGTAAAGCATTTCAAGAAAGACTATCCCAAAAAAATATAACGATTGGGTTTTCAGACGAAAATTTTAATCCCGCCCCCAGAACACCTCAAAATGGTTGGAATGGTCAGCATGATATGAGAAAATTTATGTTTGAAATCAATAGCATATTAAGCTCATTGCCAAGTTCCAATATGGGGTTTTGGAGTGAAGTCATCCCAATCCAGTCAAAACCAGGGTTACTTGCTGTAGTACGTAAGAATGGCCTAGGCTTAAGTTCTGATACTGATATTGCGATCGTTAATCTGGATCCGACCCAAAAGGTTGAGTTAACAAGAGATGATATTCATCAAATAGCCTGTAATTTCCAAAAACGAGTAATTCCTGAATATACTTATTACAATGACGGTAAAGATAAGCAATATAATTGGCATACAAATAATCCTGATTTTAATATGGCTTATCATACGGTGATGTCTTGCATTGAGGGCAAACGGATACATGTTGATGATTCGATTAAAACAAATTTCCCTGTGCATTCAGCAAACCCTTATGGCATGTTTAGCAAAAAACAGTCAAGCAAAATGAGCATTGCCAAGATAGCAAAAATGTCTGGAGAAGATACCACTTTAATTGAAAAGGGTACTAATGATACTGAAGGCATAACACACGATGATCAGCAAATTCACCCCACAATAACGGTAGAAAACAAAAAATAA
- a CDS encoding DUF5630 domain-containing protein — MGGSYNDWLKSSYSELKKINIIENLIKENNLAKAKMLLNNLDLTTLIKYTELSKTITDFCEKPEQNDIWRTHLQSFNEDDFSFEEYLPVTLSQLVKGIYFYGQAAERREVEGKAFGDNELEFLRKSAHHHCFYAYNSLSTWAYEKYKMGLNDYSLLTLHYAQKASQYHWTPGYLLFYKTYLNLAILSNSPSLPYQEALEALLIARKLAEHPYSISAINNAYFGKGLIHGNKTQFESWDKAISETIVKGKIPSALINKIYDKASEKAKQILDEFTHEVKDKPEEEKLENEAASTLSI, encoded by the coding sequence ATGGGTGGCTCCTATAATGATTGGCTGAAATCGTCATATAGCGAATTAAAGAAAATCAACATCATCGAAAATCTGATAAAGGAAAACAATCTTGCCAAAGCAAAAATGCTTTTAAATAATCTCGATCTCACTACCCTCATCAAATACACCGAATTAAGTAAAACAATTACAGACTTTTGCGAAAAACCAGAGCAAAATGATATTTGGCGGACTCATCTGCAAAGTTTTAACGAAGATGATTTTTCATTTGAAGAATACTTACCCGTCACTTTATCCCAATTAGTTAAAGGCATCTACTTTTACGGACAAGCAGCTGAGCGCCGGGAAGTAGAAGGTAAAGCATTTGGGGATAATGAGCTGGAATTTCTTAGAAAGAGCGCTCATCACCATTGTTTTTATGCTTATAATTCATTATCAACCTGGGCTTATGAAAAATACAAAATGGGTTTGAATGATTATTCCTTATTAACCTTGCACTATGCTCAAAAAGCCAGCCAATATCATTGGACTCCAGGATATTTATTATTTTATAAAACTTATTTAAATTTAGCCATCTTATCAAATTCCCCTTCTTTACCTTACCAGGAAGCATTAGAGGCGCTCTTGATTGCCCGCAAATTAGCTGAACATCCTTATTCTATAAGCGCTATCAATAATGCCTACTTTGGGAAAGGCCTGATTCATGGGAACAAGACACAATTTGAATCTTGGGATAAAGCAATATCAGAAACTATTGTCAAAGGCAAAATACCCTCTGCTCTAATTAATAAAATTTATGATAAAGCATCTGAAAAAGCCAAACAGATACTGGATGAATTCACACATGAAGTAAAAGATAAACCAGAAGAAGAAAAATTGGAAAATGAAGCAGCTTCTACTTTGTCTATTTGA
- a CDS encoding alpha-amylase family protein, which yields MGYHFLMEGNGIIACYDMYPTQFHSIKDMIDYLPVLKQMGFNALWINPMQMPGDISCFFKTDKNNGVKTGNEVTRSLYAMSHPLLFNPLFSLGSPVDSIETIQRLNAEALQLFTQNARNLGIVPMFDLVLNHVAIDSPLCQDKPHWFKGVHEDFKDVRGFNYDDESIRKEIITEFWQPYIRRYMIEYGFDGVRVDAVGYVHPEVRREIYAYIHSLAAEHGKPKPVILDEALFSKRPLADEVNYLKLPGIGPTHITTEAYNAEFDLASTGLPYEITLEEQLKASVVFQQKDGAMRENTKGGCINFCGNHDYRSLAMTILFQMAKKRLTSDSFYNDLMSSYQELYFKFNTEQEKPHELKEPLKTTLLYSYVDQIKKELEDNKDATAQEFKTLVLEKLALSALTGSGGWFLLSGDETCDITAKTVFQRKGAVDKSYYPQREHRIFSEKPIIAHKILEKMAEDNFFIENAENKWMLELYRSASSFPEMQKRLLVSHIDNIKHQINAGIDHVQEKFARLLAIEELNIEFTPQDFLAKPRTHENGWLGLQNNFVFIRQLNALLKNLPASLPGFSSELVRLPEKPHLIIVVRKNGNELNAPIDIVVVNLDQEKRETLTKVDVQLIAKNYCSQYFSKNNPSVCNNLWEKLYLSVLKSAANNRVHTDTSIKLEGTHLFEFKETSINTFFTIEKEKIHSHRNDEHIALNENVILR from the coding sequence ATGGGATATCATTTTTTAATGGAAGGAAATGGCATTATTGCATGCTATGACATGTACCCAACTCAGTTCCATTCTATTAAGGATATGATTGATTATTTGCCTGTCTTAAAACAGATGGGGTTTAATGCCTTATGGATTAACCCCATGCAAATGCCTGGCGACATTAGCTGTTTTTTTAAAACGGATAAAAATAATGGTGTAAAAACAGGAAACGAGGTCACCAGAAGCTTGTATGCCATGAGTCATCCGCTGCTGTTCAATCCACTATTTAGTTTAGGATCTCCTGTCGACTCCATAGAGACAATCCAACGATTAAACGCAGAAGCTTTGCAGTTATTCACCCAAAACGCAAGGAACCTCGGAATAGTCCCGATGTTTGATCTGGTTTTAAATCATGTCGCCATTGACTCTCCCTTGTGTCAGGATAAGCCTCATTGGTTTAAAGGGGTTCATGAAGACTTTAAAGACGTACGCGGCTTCAATTACGATGATGAAAGCATAAGAAAAGAAATCATAACGGAATTTTGGCAGCCTTATATCAGACGTTATATGATCGAGTATGGTTTTGATGGGGTTCGTGTAGATGCTGTAGGTTATGTACATCCTGAGGTAAGGCGTGAAATATATGCCTATATCCACTCCCTTGCCGCAGAACACGGTAAACCAAAGCCGGTTATCCTTGATGAGGCTTTATTTAGTAAACGCCCGCTTGCAGATGAAGTAAATTATTTAAAACTTCCTGGCATAGGCCCAACTCACATCACTACAGAAGCTTATAATGCTGAATTTGATCTTGCTAGTACTGGCTTGCCCTATGAAATAACATTGGAAGAGCAATTAAAAGCAAGTGTTGTCTTCCAACAAAAAGATGGCGCAATGCGTGAAAACACGAAGGGAGGCTGCATTAATTTTTGTGGGAATCATGACTATCGCTCATTGGCTATGACTATTTTATTTCAAATGGCCAAAAAAAGACTGACATCTGATTCTTTCTATAATGACTTAATGTCTTCTTATCAAGAATTGTACTTTAAATTTAATACCGAGCAAGAAAAACCACATGAGCTCAAAGAGCCTTTGAAAACAACCTTGCTTTACTCTTATGTTGATCAAATCAAAAAAGAGTTAGAAGATAATAAGGATGCAACAGCGCAAGAATTTAAAACTCTGGTATTGGAAAAACTGGCTTTATCCGCTCTTACAGGCAGCGGCGGATGGTTTTTATTATCTGGTGATGAAACATGTGACATCACAGCAAAAACAGTATTTCAGAGAAAAGGAGCTGTTGACAAATCTTATTATCCTCAACGTGAACATCGTATTTTTAGTGAGAAACCAATTATTGCTCACAAAATACTAGAAAAAATGGCAGAAGATAATTTCTTCATAGAAAATGCGGAAAATAAGTGGATGTTGGAACTATACCGAAGTGCATCAAGCTTTCCTGAAATGCAAAAACGCCTTTTGGTATCCCACATTGATAATATTAAACACCAAATAAATGCCGGTATCGATCATGTGCAAGAAAAATTTGCCAGGCTGCTTGCCATTGAAGAATTAAATATAGAGTTCACACCTCAAGATTTTTTAGCGAAACCAAGAACCCATGAAAATGGATGGCTTGGATTACAGAATAATTTTGTATTTATCAGACAACTCAATGCGTTATTAAAAAACCTGCCCGCATCCCTTCCTGGATTTTCCAGTGAGTTGGTTCGACTCCCTGAGAAACCACATCTCATCATTGTAGTAAGAAAAAATGGTAATGAATTAAATGCACCAATTGATATAGTTGTTGTTAACCTTGATCAGGAAAAACGAGAAACCTTAACCAAAGTAGATGTTCAATTAATCGCCAAAAACTATTGCAGCCAATATTTTTCTAAAAATAATCCAAGTGTTTGCAATAACTTATGGGAAAAACTCTATTTATCTGTTTTAAAATCTGCTGCAAACAATAGAGTTCACACAGATACCAGCATTAAACTCGAAGGAACCCATTTGTTTGAGTTTAAAGAAACATCGATAAATACTTTCTTTACAATTGAAAAAGAAAAAATTCATTCTCATAGAAATGATGAACATATCGCTTTGAATGAAAATGTAATCTTGCGTTAG
- the purN gene encoding phosphoribosylglycinamide formyltransferase, with the protein MIRLGILGSTRGTNMLALVDAINEGTLKATIDVVISNKPGAIILERAKLLGLNTQFVNPEGLNRIDFDKKVSDILISHQVDLVVLIGYMRILSADFVNKWNNRVINVHPSLLPAFAGKMDMDVHQAVLDSGLMETGCTIHYVTEEVDAGPLILQKKCPVLEGDTPQTLKARVQQLEGIALVDAINLIALKGF; encoded by the coding sequence ATGATTCGTTTAGGAATATTAGGATCAACTCGTGGAACAAACATGTTGGCACTTGTTGATGCAATTAATGAGGGAACTCTTAAGGCAACGATAGACGTTGTTATTAGTAATAAACCCGGTGCTATTATTCTGGAAAGAGCCAAATTGTTGGGTTTGAATACACAATTTGTTAATCCTGAGGGATTAAACCGAATTGATTTTGATAAAAAAGTAAGTGACATACTAATCAGCCATCAGGTAGATTTGGTTGTTTTGATTGGATACATGAGAATTTTGTCGGCTGATTTTGTAAATAAATGGAATAATCGTGTGATCAATGTTCACCCCTCTTTATTGCCGGCGTTTGCAGGAAAAATGGATATGGACGTACATCAAGCTGTTCTTGATTCCGGTCTTATGGAAACAGGATGCACTATCCATTATGTAACAGAAGAAGTAGACGCTGGCCCTCTCATTTTGCAAAAAAAATGCCCTGTTTTGGAAGGAGATACCCCTCAAACGCTAAAAGCAAGAGTTCAGCAGTTGGAAGGAATTGCATTGGTAGATGCAATTAACCTGATTGCTTTGAAAGGTTTCTAA
- the purD gene encoding phosphoribosylamine--glycine ligase, whose translation MINILIVGSGAREHAIATALSKSENKPKIYCFGTTRNPGIQNLTSDYWVGDITVPEQVNQKAREWEINLAIIGPEAPLEHAVADALWDCGIPVIGPRKNLAQIETSKAFARELMEKYGIPGLPKYKVFTNLEGIREFLLELGENNYVVKANGLMAGKGVKVAGEHLLSFEEALNYCVEIFDHNQSLVIEEKLIGQEFSFMCFSDGISLVPMPIVQDHKRAYEHDEGPNTGGMGSYSAADHSLPFLSPEDVRAAFEINQSVINALMTEMSDKYIGILYGGFMVTAHGVYVIEFNARFGDPEALNVLSLLESDFVKLCIAMANGNLQKESVHFLNQATVCKYAVPDGYPDNPLRDVEIDISAVEPKDTLYLAAVDLKDSKLYATGSRTAAYVGIANTISEAEEIAEQQIKNIKGPLFHRKDIGTLPLINTRVEAMRRLRAL comes from the coding sequence TTGATCAATATTCTTATTGTTGGTTCTGGTGCGCGTGAACATGCAATAGCTACAGCGTTGAGTAAATCAGAGAATAAGCCAAAGATTTATTGCTTTGGAACAACTCGCAATCCTGGTATCCAAAATCTCACTTCAGATTATTGGGTAGGTGATATTACTGTTCCTGAGCAAGTTAATCAGAAAGCAAGGGAGTGGGAAATTAATTTGGCTATTATTGGCCCAGAAGCTCCATTGGAACATGCTGTAGCCGATGCTTTGTGGGATTGTGGAATTCCTGTTATAGGACCCAGGAAAAATTTGGCCCAAATTGAAACCAGCAAAGCATTCGCCAGGGAGTTGATGGAAAAATATGGAATTCCAGGTTTGCCTAAATATAAAGTATTTACCAATTTAGAAGGTATAAGAGAGTTTTTATTAGAGTTAGGTGAAAATAATTACGTTGTTAAGGCGAATGGCTTAATGGCGGGCAAGGGTGTAAAAGTAGCAGGGGAACATCTGTTGTCATTTGAAGAGGCTTTGAACTATTGTGTAGAAATTTTTGATCATAATCAGTCTTTAGTCATTGAAGAAAAATTAATAGGTCAAGAGTTTTCATTTATGTGTTTTTCTGACGGTATCTCATTAGTTCCAATGCCTATTGTGCAAGATCATAAACGAGCTTATGAGCATGATGAGGGTCCTAATACCGGTGGTATGGGGAGTTATTCAGCAGCAGATCACAGCTTGCCATTTTTGTCTCCAGAAGATGTTCGTGCTGCTTTTGAAATTAATCAATCAGTAATCAATGCACTCATGACGGAAATGTCTGATAAATACATAGGAATACTGTATGGTGGATTTATGGTTACTGCACATGGAGTGTATGTGATTGAGTTTAATGCTCGCTTTGGAGATCCTGAAGCTCTTAATGTACTTAGTTTGTTGGAGTCTGATTTTGTCAAATTATGTATTGCGATGGCCAATGGCAATTTACAAAAAGAATCTGTTCACTTTTTGAATCAAGCCACAGTTTGTAAATACGCTGTCCCTGATGGTTATCCTGATAATCCATTGCGCGATGTTGAAATCGATATTTCTGCAGTCGAACCTAAAGATACTCTATATTTGGCTGCGGTGGATCTTAAGGATAGCAAGCTCTACGCTACTGGTTCGCGGACAGCCGCCTATGTCGGCATAGCGAATACTATCAGTGAGGCAGAGGAAATTGCTGAACAACAAATAAAAAATATAAAAGGGCCTCTGTTTCACAGAAAAGATATTGGCACATTACCTTTAATTAATACTCGCGTTGAAGCAATGCGTAGGTTACGTGCTTTATGA
- the purF gene encoding amidophosphoribosyltransferase produces the protein MCGIVGIYSHEPVAAELYDSLIHLQHRGQDASGILTGDDRFYFKHGLGLIRESIFSEDILKLKGNIGIAHVRYPTAGGYSEADVQPLWIGSPRGIALAHNGNLVNYGELVDDLCGKQHRHLNSTLDSEALLLLLADYLAKGSYSDHDEEQFFQLLCSAVHEIHQRVQGSYSVVSLVIGKGLVAFRDPHGIRPLVWGERIHEDGSKDYIFASETTPFYALGFEPKGDLLPGEVAYVNSQGQLYRKVLSAKEFTPCIFEYVYFARPDATLDDVSVYRARLRMGQNLAKSWKERFPDTLPDVVIPAPSTANTAALAFANELGIRYSEGLYKNPFIGRTFIMPNQESRARQVRYKLTPQKTEINKKKVLIVDDSIVRGTTSREIVRMIREYGASEIYFVSTCPPIKNPCFYGIDIPSRKKLIAAHKTEEEIRQFLGVDKLLYQTQESLIEAVSRRGKYDMTKPCMACMDGKYICGQITEDKIKLLEKKRLTENDQETEIGEMS, from the coding sequence ATGTGTGGCATTGTAGGAATTTACAGTCATGAACCCGTCGCTGCTGAGCTTTATGATAGCTTGATTCATTTACAACACCGAGGACAAGATGCTTCCGGTATTTTAACCGGAGATGATCGATTTTACTTCAAACATGGACTTGGATTGATCAGAGAGTCTATTTTTTCCGAAGATATTCTTAAACTGAAGGGAAATATCGGTATTGCTCATGTACGTTATCCCACAGCTGGAGGTTATAGTGAAGCGGATGTTCAGCCTCTTTGGATAGGAAGCCCTCGCGGGATAGCTCTGGCTCATAATGGAAATTTAGTGAATTATGGGGAGTTGGTTGATGATTTATGCGGGAAACAACACAGGCATTTAAACTCTACTCTTGATTCTGAGGCCCTTTTATTACTTCTGGCAGACTACTTAGCCAAGGGGTCTTATTCTGATCATGATGAAGAACAATTCTTTCAGTTGTTATGTTCGGCAGTTCACGAAATACATCAACGAGTTCAAGGTTCCTATTCTGTTGTTAGTTTAGTCATTGGTAAAGGTCTGGTGGCATTCAGAGATCCGCATGGTATCCGCCCTTTGGTTTGGGGTGAACGAATACATGAAGATGGTAGTAAAGATTACATTTTTGCTTCAGAAACTACTCCTTTTTATGCTCTAGGTTTTGAGCCTAAGGGGGATTTATTGCCAGGTGAAGTTGCTTATGTGAATAGTCAAGGTCAATTGTACAGAAAAGTGCTTTCAGCAAAAGAATTTACCCCATGCATATTTGAATACGTGTACTTCGCCAGACCAGATGCCACATTAGACGATGTAAGCGTTTATCGAGCCAGATTACGTATGGGTCAAAACTTGGCTAAAAGTTGGAAAGAGAGGTTTCCGGATACCCTCCCTGATGTGGTGATCCCCGCTCCCTCAACAGCGAATACTGCAGCATTAGCTTTTGCAAATGAACTGGGAATACGGTACTCCGAAGGTTTATATAAAAATCCTTTTATTGGGCGTACGTTTATCATGCCTAATCAAGAATCGCGAGCAAGACAGGTTCGTTATAAGTTAACTCCTCAAAAAACAGAAATTAATAAAAAAAAGGTATTGATTGTTGATGACAGTATAGTAAGGGGAACTACATCCCGTGAAATAGTCAGAATGATACGAGAATATGGCGCATCAGAAATATATTTTGTATCAACTTGTCCACCGATTAAAAACCCTTGTTTCTATGGTATTGATATCCCATCACGTAAAAAATTGATCGCAGCCCATAAAACGGAAGAGGAAATCCGTCAATTTCTAGGGGTGGATAAATTATTATACCAAACTCAAGAAAGTCTTATAGAGGCGGTGTCTCGCAGGGGGAAATATGATATGACTAAGCCTTGTATGGCTTGTATGGATGGCAAATACATTTGTGGACAAATTACTGAAGACAAAATTAAATTATTGGAGAAAAAAAGATTAACTGAAAATGACCAAGAAACAGAGATAGGAGAGATGTCTTGA